Proteins co-encoded in one Nothobranchius furzeri strain GRZ-AD chromosome 4, NfurGRZ-RIMD1, whole genome shotgun sequence genomic window:
- the LOC107389690 gene encoding beta-1,3-galactosyltransferase 1, whose protein sequence is MSASSAALPRLLGGFSSEERLVPPADESPLKSTHCQKKPKFCCWFLVLFFLLVVFWCCVVSWWENFPLHKHYDGFSNQCYKDKEPVFQVNQKHSGMLTETHTTTEPPTVQPGIRYHQAYPRNYQFVMDNRDVCKSRTPFLVLMVPVAPHNVAARDAIRQTWGKESVVQGEVVLTLFMLGLSNDADTEKIKQENEQHHDLIQSSFMDTYLNLTIKTLVIMDWLATRCPTAAYAMKVDSDMFLNIDNLVMMLQKPGIPKLNYLTGMLMWDRPVIRSKDSKWYVPEEMYPDPQYPTYTLGMGYVFSNDLPWKFVVVSKYIKPFNIEDAYIGMCMKKLGLAPTSPPDPSQFKAYNSKYNRCEYSKIITYILGTSEELKKTWNDYKKPGLHC, encoded by the exons ATGTCCGCTTCTTCAGCGGCTTTACCGAGACTCCTGGGAGGATTCTCCTCAGAGGAGCGACTGGTCCCTCCAGCAGATGA GTCACCTCTCAAGAGCACCCATTGTCAGAAGAAGCCCAAGTTTTGCTGCTGGTTCCTGGTTCTGTTCTTCCTGCTGGTTGTTTTCTGGTGTTGCGTTGTGTCATGGTGGGAGAATTTTCCGCTGCACAAACACTATGACGGGTTCTCTAACCAATGCTATAAAGATAAAGAACCTGTGTTTCAGGTCAACCAAAAACACTCTGGTATGCTCACTGAAACTCATACAACCACAGAACCCCCTACTGTGCAGCCTGGTATTCGCTACCATCAAGCCTATCCACGCAACTACCAGTTTGTAATGGACAACAGAGATGTTTGCAAAAGCAGGACACCTTTCCTGGTCCTGATGGTTCCAGTGgcaccacacaatgttgcagccCGGGATGCAATCCGACAAACGTGGGGAAAGGAAAGCGTGGTTCAGGGCGAGGTGGTCCTCACGTTGTTCATGTTGGGCTTGTCTAATGATGCTGATACCGAGAAGATCAAACAGGAGAACGAGCAGCACCACGACCTGATCCAGAGTAGCTTCATGGACACGTATCTCAATCTGACCATCAAAACCTTGGTGATCATGGACTGGCTGGCCACACGCTGCCCAACAGCAGCATATGCAATGAAGGTTGACTCTGACATGTTCCTGAACATTGACAACCTGGTGATGATGCTACAGAAACCAGGAATCCCCAAGCTAAACTACCTGACAGGAATGCTTATGTGGGACAGGCCAGTAATCCGATCAAAGGACTCCAAGTGGTACGTTCCAGAGGAGATGTACCCTGATCCTCAATATCCAACATACACTCTGGGTATGGGTTACGTCTTTTCCAACGATCTTCCATGGAAATTTGTAGTAGTTTCAAAATACATCAAACCCTTTAACATAGAAGACGCCTATATTGGAATGTGCATGAAAAAACTTGGACTTGCTCCAACCTCGCCACCAGATCCTTCCCAGTTCAAGGCCTATAACTCAAAGTACAATCGCTGTGAATACTCTAAAATCATTACCTACATCCTGGGCACGTCAGAGGAACTGAAAAAAACCTGGAACGATTATAAAAAGCCTGGACTGCATTGTTAG